One Campylobacter concisus DNA segment encodes these proteins:
- a CDS encoding FAD-dependent oxidoreductase, which produces MRQKHFEVAIVGAGISGTALFYELAAFSDIKKVALLEKYDGVATLNSSGKGNSQTIHCGDIETNYTLEKAKKVSQVANMPVKYALKYNLEGKYMFAHQKMTLAIGDAEVERIKERYESFKELFPYLEIYDKEKLKQIEPNVVFDANGNERPENIIAIGAQNGQYTTMDFGGVANSLVQNALNLGGDGYEISLSSEVTDTKKVGDAFHIKINDGEVITANYVVVDAGAHSLFLAHKMGYGLHLSTLPVAGSFYFANKRLLNGKVYMVQNDKLPFAALHGDPDILANGNTRFGPTALVIPKLERFHGCSSFFDFLKCLKFDKNVLEVFTNLLKDEDIRSYILRNFLFEVPFINKKEFVKDARKIVPSLSENDLSYAVNFGGVRPQVIDRNKKRLELGEGKISTGEGISFNMTPSPGATSCFETARADMEEICKFLGKNFDEDKFNAEFFG; this is translated from the coding sequence ATGAGGCAAAAGCACTTTGAAGTGGCAATTGTTGGAGCGGGCATTAGCGGGACGGCACTCTTTTACGAGTTGGCTGCATTTAGCGATATAAAAAAGGTCGCGCTTTTAGAAAAATATGATGGCGTAGCGACGCTAAATTCAAGCGGCAAGGGCAACTCACAGACCATCCACTGCGGCGATATCGAGACAAACTACACGCTAGAAAAGGCAAAAAAAGTCTCACAAGTGGCAAATATGCCAGTAAAATACGCCCTAAAATACAACCTAGAGGGCAAATATATGTTTGCTCATCAAAAGATGACGCTAGCCATCGGAGATGCCGAAGTAGAGCGCATCAAGGAGCGATATGAGAGTTTTAAAGAGTTATTTCCTTATCTTGAAATTTATGACAAAGAGAAGTTAAAGCAGATCGAGCCAAATGTCGTTTTTGACGCAAATGGCAATGAACGTCCTGAAAATATCATCGCAATAGGCGCGCAAAATGGCCAGTACACTACGATGGACTTTGGCGGCGTGGCAAATTCGCTCGTGCAAAATGCGCTAAATTTAGGCGGAGATGGCTATGAGATCAGCTTAAGCTCAGAAGTGACTGATACGAAAAAGGTGGGCGATGCCTTTCACATCAAGATAAATGACGGCGAGGTGATCACAGCAAACTACGTCGTAGTCGATGCTGGAGCGCACTCGCTATTTCTAGCTCACAAGATGGGTTATGGGCTACATCTTAGCACGCTACCAGTTGCTGGAAGCTTTTACTTTGCTAACAAGCGCCTGCTAAACGGCAAAGTCTATATGGTGCAAAACGACAAGCTGCCATTTGCCGCACTCCACGGCGACCCAGATATCCTAGCTAATGGCAACACTCGCTTTGGTCCAACTGCCCTTGTCATACCAAAGCTTGAGAGATTTCACGGCTGTTCTAGCTTTTTTGACTTTTTAAAGTGCTTAAAATTTGACAAAAATGTCCTTGAAGTCTTTACAAATTTACTAAAAGACGAGGATATAAGGTCCTATATACTAAGAAATTTCTTATTTGAAGTGCCATTTATCAACAAAAAAGAATTTGTTAAAGACGCTAGAAAGATCGTGCCAAGTCTAAGCGAAAATGACCTAAGCTACGCTGTAAATTTTGGTGGCGTAAGGCCGCAGGTGATCGACCGCAATAAAAAAAGGCTCGAGCTTGGTGAGGGCAAGATCAGCACAGGCGAGGGCATAAGCTTTAACATGACGCCAAGCCCGGGGGCTACTAGCTGTTTTGAAACGGCGAGGGCTGATATGGAGGAAATTTGCAAATTTTTGGGCAAAAATTTCGACGAAGATAAA